GACGCACGATACTACCTGAAGCGCGCCGGCAAGACCGCCACCAAGGGCGTCAAAGAAGAACTCGAACCGGTCGAGGAACGGTTCCGAGAACTTACTGGGAAGGAAGCTGAGCCCGAACCCAGCCGACTGGAGGCCGTCAAGGCTGACCTGAAAGAACTGCAGGGGAAAGCCGAAGGCGAAGCCGAGGAAGCGATCGCTGACGCCCGCAAAAAGATCGGCGAGTACCGCGGGAAGGAAGAGCCGGAAGCGTAGTCGGAAAGCAATTCTTAAGGGATACGCTCGAATAGAGTCGAGTGCATCGGGTTGGTGATCTAGTTCGGTTATGATACCTCCTTCACACGGAGGAAGTCGGCGGTTCGAATCCGCCCCAACCCATTCTTGTGACGAACAGGCGTGAGGAGCAGAATGGTCCGGCGGATTCGGACCCTGCGAGACGAACGCAGTGAGTCTCGCTTCGGTGAGAATCTGCCCCAACCCATACGCTCGCTTCACACTTTTGAAGGACAGAATACCACTGTATGAGGCTGTGCTACGGCAGTTTCCATCGAGGCCAGTAGTACACGGAGAGAGGGGTTTGCCCGTCTGCAGGGCTTTGTTCCACCCGCGAGAGCGGATTCGATACCGGTGACGGCAGTGTCACCGAACCAAGGCCAGCGGGTGATTGCAGTTCACTCCCGACAGTTTTTACCGCTCGGTAAACAAGGAGCGGTATGACCGAGAGCGAGTCACAGGCGTCGACTGACGGACCGATTCCTAGAGAGATGGTCCGGCATGGAACGGGCGTGAATTCAAACCGTGCGTTCCCGACGGACAGCTATCCGTACAATCTGGACCCATTTGTCCTGTTTGAACAGTTCTATATCGACCCTGACACGGGGTTTCCGATGCATCCCCACCGCGGCTTCGAAATCGTCTCGTACATGATCGAAGGCGGGATGGAACACGAAGACTCGCTCGGCGTCGCAAACACTGCATACGAGAACGATGCGATGCGAATTACAACCGGAAGCGGGATACGTCACTCCGAATTCCCCGCGGATGGGCAGGCCTGTACCGGACTCCAGCTCTGGGTAAATCTGCCGCAGGCGGTGAAGGACGCTGACCCGGATTACGTCGACGCGACGGCCGACATGCTTCCGACGGAAGAACAGGACGGCGCGACGGTCACGACAGTTGTCGGCGAGGGCTCGCCGATCAGCCTCTATACGCCGATGGAGTATCTGGACGTTTCCGTAACCGACGCGTGGACGTGGTCGGTTCCGGCGGAGTGGTCCGGGTTCCTCTACGGTGTCGCCGGTAGCGGGACGGTCGAGGGGCATTCGTTCACTGACGGTGATGTTCTACCGGTCACTGACGCACGGTCAGTGACACTCCGGGGCAATGAGTCGCTCCGTGTCGTCGCCGTCTCGGGCCGTCCGCACGGCGAGTCGATCCGACAGCGCGGGCCGTACGTTCTTTGAGTGGGCAGCGTTACGTGGTTGAGAGCCACCTGTGAGCTTCCGGCCGAATTTTACCAGATGGTAAGACTCTTTTATTGG
The genomic region above belongs to Haloarcula hispanica ATCC 33960 and contains:
- a CDS encoding pirin family protein yields the protein MTESESQASTDGPIPREMVRHGTGVNSNRAFPTDSYPYNLDPFVLFEQFYIDPDTGFPMHPHRGFEIVSYMIEGGMEHEDSLGVANTAYENDAMRITTGSGIRHSEFPADGQACTGLQLWVNLPQAVKDADPDYVDATADMLPTEEQDGATVTTVVGEGSPISLYTPMEYLDVSVTDAWTWSVPAEWSGFLYGVAGSGTVEGHSFTDGDVLPVTDARSVTLRGNESLRVVAVSGRPHGESIRQRGPYVL
- a CDS encoding DUF7553 family protein, producing the protein MNKHFEDARYYLKRAGKTATKGVKEELEPVEERFRELTGKEAEPEPSRLEAVKADLKELQGKAEGEAEEAIADARKKIGEYRGKEEPEA